DNA from Monomorium pharaonis isolate MP-MQ-018 unplaced genomic scaffold, ASM1337386v2 scaffold_53, whole genome shotgun sequence:
cgcgtaaagagcacggtcgggctcgcgctgcgcgttcacttggcgcgagccactaccgtgtctctcgATACTCATCTCGTTGTTTgtacactgatagaaaaatgtgttgtatttgTAACCATCacaattgcatagtaaaatgaTTACAGttaggaatatcatttttatagcaattactattacaacattggtaataataactataatatatatatggtaAATGCTTATAATAAAGATCATTTTATGGTACACAACTAACTGTATATAAAGATCTCCAATTTGGTTACAGCAACCATGTCATAGATGCTATTTGCAATTATGGTTAcaaatacaacacatttttctatcagtgcacacaattatttaaattattattaaatattattaaatactattatttattattattacatattgagAACTGGAAAATTTAGAGTCGGAACcggaattgaaaaaattcgtAGTTTAAACGATTTTcggttttctttatttgtcaaaaaatagaACCCGTTACACTAAAGTTGAAACCGTAACAGTTTtcgaatattttactaaatcgtAACTGAAACCgaaccataataattttatttcggaCCGGGTCCCTGATtaggataaataaaattctgtcGTTGACGCTCTTTATCTACACATGTTTGTTTCATTATCCTTATTTACACGCGTTTCTTGTATCATAATacctaatatatttattttactgagaaactttttttaattaattcctatacatttataaaactggaataaaacgaaagaaatattCACTCATATTCAATCAGATATtaagaattgaatttttttttcttttgtaaaatgtaaagtgGACACAGCTCCAGAGCGGAAGTGCCTCTGTCTGTAATCATCATTTTAtcattctaatataaataatagcatgatcctgaaaatatttattacacacagtattatgtaatttaaagacCTTTTTCCCTATGTAGCAACGgattatttcaattcaagAAAATCTTGTCCTTGTGGTATACTAGAACaggacaatttttattaaattaatagtaataacgctttttaataaaaaaaagttaacaacTTATATCAacgtttctatatataaatcgtatttatgtttaattgtattattcgtGACGACTGTTGACGACTGGTGGCTTAAGTTGCTGGTATGTTTGTATTCAACGTAAGTAGGGTAATAGGGCCGGTTCTGAGCCATGGGGTAATGCGCGGGGAGCGGGGCGGGGGGGTATTTGGTGGTGCGGGGGTGACAACGTCACGCGAGGCGGGGACGCTTATCGGGTggaatttactaatttttaatgatatggTAGTTTTTAAGTGAAGGGTACCATTAGGTACATTAACTTATCGCATAACAAAGGTGAGTAAAAAAAGGAATGCAATTATCTGTTCAAAACTTATATTAGACATTATTAGACacgtgtttttaaaaatgttataacaaaGGTGAGTAAAAAAGGAATGCAATTATCTGTTCAAAACTTATATTAGACATTATTAGACacgtgtttttaaaaatgttataacaaaGGTTTGTTAAGAAAGGTATGCAATTATCTGTTAAAAAACCTATAAATGTAAAAGCTAAGTTTTTTCCGTGATGATAATGCGCTATCGATATTTGTCATGTTctcataaataattagtatGAAACAAATATGATGTTGAAGTTTTGGAGGGGGAAGCGCTAGACGAAAATATATAACGATGAACTAAGCGTGTCAAATCATGGATTTGAAAGTCATTCGCGTATTGGTTGGTAAAAACTGTGAATTATGCGACAACATTACATGCAAGTACTGTGAAAAAAGTGTGTgtggaaaaaattgtataaaacaaGGAAGACTTTGAGCAAACTGAACGTGATCTGTTGGAGTGGTCCCACcaagtatattaattttaaagcagTAATGGATGAATTGTTGGACGAAGACAGCCCGTTATCAGATGACAGTGACTATAACAGCGATCAAAGTGAGATCTCCACCAATAAAATCGTTAAGGTAGTGTCTCGTAAACAAATTCATGCATTAACCGAACGTTCCAAAGTGTGTGTTATGTATAGTTATTATTCCACGGGTAATGATGTTGTATGCACTTCATGCATGATCAATCTGTCTGATCACGGTGATATAGAAGTGATATACTCTGTTAAAAGACATGAGATCGAACTACATGCTGCAGTGAATGAACGTTATTGCTCAAACTGTAGAAGAGCATTGTATTTGATATTCCAATGCAACATGTGTCCTGTATGTACGCAGTGAGAGAAACTGAATGTTGCATTATAATAGTGTATACCTTTACGTAGGTAATATGGAAAAATTCAACCAGTATGACAACGCTTTAGACTATATAttgaacaataataattgtgatCATGATGCTGAATACAGACAAGATATCATTGATATTCTGAAGGACGAGGATCTACGAGGAGAAAGATTCACGGGTGTACAACGAATATCACTGGCACAGTTTTTATGCGATCGCGAACTCGGTATACGTGGAACCAGTGAACGCATCGTCAGACAAGGGGTTGATATTGAAACTGAATCCCCATATGACTGGCCATATCACGTGCGATGGGAAGTATATAGATGGATGTTGGATGAGTGCAAGAGAGAGGTAGACAAAGAATTTGAATGGCACTATAAATATGGTGTACTACGAtattacaatgaaaaaaattatgattgtaATGATTGGGCAATGAAAATCATTCAAAAGATTGAGTACAACGAAGTTCTATATATTGCGATTCATACAGGCATTGGAAAGTGCATCGAATTgataatcataaattatcatgattataatatcattGATGCAGTGTGGTATTGTGAATTATGTGACAGAGTCACTTGCAAGTGcttcgaaatataaaaaaattgtgtgaaaAAGACAATGTAAAACATGGAAGATCTCGAGCAAACTGAACGAGATCTGTTGGAGCGGTCCCACCAAATCATCACCTTAAGCGAATATTTTGCATGGGCACAGCGATGCGAGGAGTTTATTAAACAGCTTGAAGAACGCAGTCGTGTCAAGCGTTCACGACTCTCAATCGGACATAGACAATCTTTGGTTGCTAGAATCACACGACTCGAGGGTGCAAAGACTCGCTTGGAGAGACATTTCATGCACATCGGTGGTGAATACGTGGGCACTAGTGACTATAATAACGCGAAAAAACTTGTTTGGCGAGAGATCGATACAGCATTTGAAAATCGTATATTGACTGGTGCTGTAATTAACGCTGATTATATTGAACCGCGACAATTTTTGGAAGACGCTGGTAGTGTAGTGCTCGAGCAAGTGCAAGACGTTATAAAAAGACACAACAGTGCAAAAGTGAATACCACGTTCAATGGTGAGTTTGTGACGGGGGATAAACGTGCTAATAAGAGTATCAACACGAAAAACTATGAACTCTTTCAAACATCAAACTTATACGAGTGGTACAAGCAGCATGTCATCGAATTCATATTGGCATCCCTCGAAGATTTCCAGGAACGTGATAGCGGGTGGGCGTTATCACGAATCCTTAATCTTACGGTCAACATCAACAAGCACAATCCATTGCATGCAGGGTGTTATATCCAGTTGCCTCGGGAGATAATGATGAAGAAAGCGGTGATCAATGTAAAATCTATGGATGATGCATGTTTTGCATGGTCAGTGGTCGCTGCTTTGCATCCTGCCAAAGAACATACATATCGGGAATCTTCATATCCACATTATGCGACAGTGCtaaatttgcaaaacattaagtTTCCAATGACgttgaatcaaataaaaaaatttgaacaattaaataatctctCAATCAATGTATATTGCACAGAAAAAACAAAGGAACAACTTGCAATTTTACCACTACGGCTTGCTGataagaagaaagagaagcatGTCAATCTGTTGTATCTGCAGGACCCGCGAGATGACAATGTGGGGCATTTCACATGGATTAAGAATCTATCCCGCCTCGTGAGCTCACAACTCAGTAAAcatgaacataaaaaatacttgtGCGATCGGTacgtatatttcaataaaattgtaaaatttgtataaaagaaacaaattataataaattataataataataaattatgtttttgcaGATGTTTGCACTATTTCAGCACGAACGAGAAATTGGAAGCCCACGTCGTTGATTGTCGAGAATTAAATGACTGTGCTATCCAACTACCGAGCGAAGATAACAAATGGCTGAGTTTCAAAAACTACAACAGAAAGGAACGAGTTCCCTTTGTGGTGTATGCCGACTTGGAATGCGTTCTAAAGAAGCTAAATACAGACCCGAGAATGCCGACATATGCGTCTCAGCATCATGAAGTATTCAGCGTTGGATATTACATGCACTGCACTTACGATGAGTCTTTATCAAGGTATCGATTTCATCGCGGTAAAAATTGTGTTGCATGGTTCGCAGAgcaattaagaaatatagcGCATAACGTTAAGGATATTCTGTCGGCTAATGTCCCCATGGATTTCACGCGAGACGAAtgggaaaattttaatagcgcTACGCACTGTCATGTGTGTGAAAAACCGTTTGCGCCAAACGACACACGGGCACGCGATCATTGTCATTTGACCGGTCGTTATAGAGGTCCCGCACATTCagattgcaatttaaattacaaagatTCACATTGCATTCCCATAGTTTTTCACAACTTATCTGGGTATGATGCACATTTCATCATCAAAGAGATAGCTACCGCGTACGAAGGGAAAATCGATTTACTTCCcatcacaaaagaaaaatacatttcattTACTAAACATGTTAAAAACACTGAAGATAATAAGCggaaaatttgtataaaattacggTTTATCGattctttcaaatttcttaataCGAGTCTTGACAAATTAACATCCTTTCTCAGTAATGATAAACTATCAATATTGCAACGTGAATTCAGTAATTTAtctgcagaaaattttgatttattgacGCGAAAAGGCGTGTTTCCCTACGAATATGTAGATTGCGTGGACAAGTTGCAGGATACATGGTTACCACCGCGCGAATTGTTTTACAGTTCTTTGACCGGCGACACTGTATCCGAAAGCGATTACGCACACGCTGTCAACGTGTGGCAGCAGTTCTCCATTCAAACCTTGGGCGAGTACAGCGATCTGTATCTGAAAACCGACGTATTGTTGTTAGctgatatatttgaaaactttcGTGACAGTTGCGTTGCGAGTTACGGACTCGACCCCGCATATTATTATACTCTACCGGGTTTTACATGGGACGCGATGCTGAAACATACTTGCATCAATTTCGAACTACTCACAGATATTGAAATGGTTATGTTTATCGAGCGTGGCATACGTGGTGGCCTGAGCCAATGTTCGTGCAGATATGCGAGGGCCAATAACAAGCACATGCAGTCGTACGATCCATCGAAACCATCGTCGTACCTCATGTACTTTGACGTAAACAATCTATACGGATGGGCAATGTGTCAACCATTGCCTTACGCCGAATTTCAATGGGTCGAAAACATCTCAAACTTTGACGTTACCACAATCGCTTCAGATTCGCCCACAGGTTATATTTTAGAGGTCGATCTAGAGTACCCACAAAATAAACACAACGCGCACATCGATCTACCATTCTGTCCAACGCATGAAAAACCGCCTGGCAAGTTGCAGCCCAAGCTCCTCGCGACTCTGTATGATAAGAAGCGTACGTAATACACTATCGCAATCTGCAGCAGTGCATGCGTCACGGTCTTCGTATCACAAAGATATACCGTATATTACAATTCGCACAATCTTCATGGCTTCGCAATTACATTCAGCTTAATACAAATTTCAGAACTCATGCCAAGAacgattttgagaaaaatttgtataaattaatgaacaacGCGGTATTCGGGAAAACCATGGAGAACGTGCGCAATCacgttaatgtaaaattattaacaaagtggGGCGGGCGGTATGGCGCTGAGGCAATGATTGCGAAACCAAATTTCCATAGTCGAAGCGTCTTTTCGGAAAATCTAGTCGCCATTGAATTGCGAAAACTTAagacaaaattcgacaaaccGATTTATGTGGGTATGTCTATTCTTGACATATCCAAGACATGTTTGTATGAATTTCATTATGAGTATATGTTACCATTGTTTcacaataaatgtaaagtcATGTACACCGATACGGATAGTCTTATATATCACATCGAGTGCAATGATGTGTACGATATCATGAAGCGTGACATTAGTAGATTTgacacgagcgattatccgGTTGACAATGCATATGGTATTCCAcgtgtcaataaaaaaaaactagggCTGATGAAAGATGAAAATAATGGCGCGATAATAACAGAGTTCGTTGGACTTAGAGCAAAAATGTACGCATTAAGGGTAGACGGTAGAAAAGACACTAAAAAGGTCAAAGGTGTCAAGAGTAACATCATAGCGCGTACTATAACGTTCGACGATTATATGCTGTGTCTGCGAGATGAAATTGAAATGACACGACAGCAGACTTGTATAAGATCGAAATTGCATGAGGTGTACACCATCCACGAGACGAAAATTGCTCTGAGTCCATACGACGATAAGCGATATGTAGATTCGACTGTAAATACATTACCATGGGGACATTATCGGATACCTTTATAATATAtcgtattttatacattatgtattttgtatttgtattttacatatatttgctaattttacatctcacattttatatattttatacgttgcatttcatgtattttacattttacatttattttatagttgtaCATTTAATGTTTCATGTATTTCACATTATACacttatgttacattttatgtatttttatacttttgtaatttcataatatacattttacgtttttattttctattaaaaatgtgtGAGTTAATACTAAGAACattgaaatatgtattaaaaatgattgtattttatacattatagccattttatatgcattttacattaagaacgtgtatgtattaataataagaagaatATATTGAGGAGGGATAATAAAGAAACCtcatatatgttaaaaaaaaatgtattttatattcatatgtttacaatatttttttttatatgattataataaagaaaatattcttatgtAATATTGTCTTTGTGAATCCAAGAATTGTGTGATCCGTCGAATCCCAACCACTTGACGTAAACCATGTTCCCCTTTTTGCGTAATACTTTCTCTACGAGGTACATGTTTGGATAAGTCGCACGATGCAACTCATACTCGTAAAATGCTCCAGCGATAGATTTACCACGATAATCATCAAGCAGATATGTTACAGGATTAGTGCGCTGtactttaacaattttaaacaccTCCGTGGTCCAATTTGGTGTATAACCTTTCTCGAAGACTGTTTTGTATTTGCTAACGCGTACCGAGTCGCCTACTTTGAACTTTGCTGGACCAACAATCTTTATCGTGCTGTACACGATAGTCAACAGTTTTTCAGCGATCGCGGGGGTAACATCAACAGGCCGCATACCGATTGTTCGATGCTTGCGCGTATTGTACTCCGCGACAAGCTGTGGCAACGCGTCGATCCACTTGTAGGTTCCGTTGAACGTAAACATTTTCCacatgtcattttttaacGTGCGATTGAATCGCTCAACGACCGATGCCTTCAACATCGAATATGTggaataatgattgatatcttttttttttaagagtttttgCACGTAGGCGTTATAAAATTCCTTCCCCATGTCAGTTTGTAGGTTTCTTGGACATCTCTTGCTCTCTCGAATTATCTCGGTGATTGCGTTAGCCGTCTCGCTTCCGCCTTTACTCTTGAGTGGTATGGCCCATGCGTGCTTGCTTAACACATCTATAACGGTGAGTATGTAGTGATAGCCTCTGTTGAAACGTGAGTATGGAATCATCTCGACGATATCGGCTTGCCATAGATCGTCATATCCATGAACTATGACGCGTCTTCgcggaaaattttttctcgccGGAGCGTGTAGTTCCTCAACGAGTTGCTGCCTTTCATTACTAATGAGttgttccttttttctctcattaGTTTTTGTAgatctctttatcttttttcccaTTATGAAGTGTTGTTTAAGAGTTGTTACGTATATTTCGTCTTACTTTGAATATCCATTGATTGACATTTCAACACTGACTGATATCGGTATGActcaaacttttatttacaatcaaaCCGACTTCGCAAATTTCcttgataataaatagaaGCTTATTGTCGTGAGCATTGTTGTTGTTAAGCTTGATGATATGTCAATTTAACTgcaatattctattttttctgaaatttcaaTATCATAGACTGTAAAAAGTCTACGTATGTTTCCATGTTCTGATGAAGGGTATTTATTCTCTGCATGTTTTTCATTTCAAAGTcattttgtagattttttaaaatttcaacatttttatctaCATACTGCATCGTTTCAGCTATACTAGTATTTAGTAGaagtttaacattatttatgttttcaacTATACTATTATGCAGTAGaagtttaacattatttaagttttcatCCACATAATTTTTGTGTGCAGCGTCATCGAAGGCTTTCGGCCACGATACATGATGTATCCTAAGCCTTTTTGCATCAAAACTTTTATCATCGGCAGTTAGACAAAGGGCATTTTCCTGTATGTATCGTTTGCTTGCAACGTCATTCAAATGACCTGTCACACCTGCAATACGCTCTTCCACATATCGTTTGGTTGCAACGTCACTGTCAGCTTCCGGTTGCGCTACATGTTGTATCTTGCGCGACCTTGCATCAAATTCTTTTGCATCGTTTAGACAAAGAGCATTTTcgtgtacataattttcagCGTATTCATTCcattgttgttgttgttgtatTCGAGTAGCTCTCGAGCCATTATCCTCATGCAATGTTCCGAACTTATTCATCGACATTTCGACGCAAGCAGTATTAACTGACTAATTCATATCAATGCAGCgctgtttaatttatataataagacCAGCTTCACGGAGTTCTTCAATAATTGATGAAATTTCATTGTTGTGAGCGTTGTTGCCGGCTTGGCGCGAAGCTTCCAGCAATTGCAAACGATCTACCAACTCGTTCGGATCATTCCAATATATGTAATCAATCTTGTTATCATTTAGTAACATCGTAGTCTCTTGTGGTAAACCTTTTCCTACCACTTTATTGCTTGACACATGTGATACTAGGGGAGcgattatatacttatacttGTATCCTCTATTACCACTTATAGGATTCTGTGAGTTGTATCCACGTCTGTGAGCATTCGTTGCAAACAGtatacttttgtatttttgcatATCAGACTCTGTGTACACAGCATCATCGggaattcttttaaatattagctCGTAAAGACCTGGTGTTCCCTTGTATGTTATTCcatctataattatattatcgttTTTGTCCACATCGATATCTTTATCCCCAAGCGTAATTCCATCGTTATTAAAACGTACACCATAAACGCTATCCATAGTATCTTTTTTACCACTTAGCACAGCTCCCATGTATATTTGTCCCAACGGACCAAGATAATTACGCAACTTTTGCTGTCCTTCGAGCATTTGTAATCGATGTTTCACGGATGTTGCAAACGGTGAAACTGGGGTTTCAAAACAGTATTCTCATCAACGGGTAGAGTGTTGATCGGCAAAGATTCATGTGATTGTTCATATTCGAAAGCAGTATTCTCATCAACGGGTAGAGTGTTGTTCGGCAAAGATTCATGTGATTGTTCAGAAGCTTCCATCGAAGTAGAAACTAGTGGAggattatataattgtttctgTTTTGGTGAGGACAATGTGGACATATCTGAGTAATCCCATGACATGTTagatttccatttttttaccTTACGTTTTGCATTCTTTTTTCCAGGTTTTAATATTACCTTCTTTGCATTAACATTTGTACTCATCGATGATGCCTCAGTTTTTACATCAACGTTACCTTCTACATTAGCGGTTCTTTCCACGATTTGCTTTAGAGGTTCGACAATGGGTTTAAAATGTCTCTCTAATGTAACATCTTCATTCAACCTACCGGTTTTCAAAGCTCGATATTTCTTGCGGATTGATTTGCTTGTTTTTGCAATCTCATTCACTATTTTCTCGCGATCCTTGATGTCCATGATACGATTCATGATGTATACCTCGTGAACgttaaaattacaatgacgTTAGAACGATGTTTGAATAACGTTAAACCACATTgacattacaataatattggaACAATGTTTGAATAATGTTGAACTACATTAACGTTACAACGATGTTGGAACGATGTTGGAACGATGTTGGAACGATGTTGGAACTATGTTAAAATCACATTGATGTTACAACGATGTTGGAACGATGTTGGAACTATGTTCAACCACATTGATGTTATAACGACGTTGAAACAATGTTAGAACCATGTAGAAGGTTGAAGTTATCACGTTAAAGTTACAACAATGATTGAACAATTCATGGTATAGCATAGTCGTTAAATCCCTTTCTATATCGTCCATTGTTTATAGGACTATCCTTATCAATCACTGTGAAACCGTATTTATGTTGCCAACATTTGTGACACAATGCACTAAAATCCTCATATGACATATCTGTGTTCACATGATCGTTGTAAACATGTTTCAAGTTGGTACCATCCTGTTTAAAAAGAATCAACAGATTTGCATTGTCTCTTATAAGATGTTTAGGTATCTTTGCATACGTCTGACAGAGATAGAAACAATCAATGCTCGAATGACGCCCCATAGCAAAGTATTCTTTTATCATATCTTGCTTGTCACATGCCACgtcatcaaatataaatattgaatttggGCGCGCTTCTGTCGTTGGAATTACATCGATGTTATTGgagaatgtaaaataactaatttCATCAATCAATGTCAGCAACTTTTCCAAGTAACGATATTTGGGCTGTTGCAATGATTTCAAGTACACGTACAAATTCTCAAAACGTAGACCGTGAGGACTTTCTAGCATGCTCATCAACACGTTGGTTTTGCCGCAATTCGAGGGACCGCATATGATTCCACGAATCGTGCTTGGAAGCATGTTTCCATGTCGACGCGTTTCTTGCTCAAATACTGATTGTGTTCTATCATCGAAATTTGTCACACTTATCGTTTTTGGTTGCTTTATGAACCGCATGTTTCCTCTACAAACTGCAAAATTGAATTCATTAATAAACCATTACGATTGAACTATATATAGGGGTGCATCGTATCAAAATCGCtcagtataaaaatgtttcttcttCTGTCAGATACTGATGATATTTAGAAACGTTTCTTCTTTTGTCAGATACTCGCGATATTCGAGATCTAACCTCTGAACAGTTAAAATACATACCAAAGATTGTTTTGTTACgcgaattttcaaaatatattgagGATTTGTGGGACAAACTCCCCAAACATATAAGAGCCGATTTGGAGATTCAGCAATGTCGTCAATGTTTGAAACATTATAATCGTCCGTGGCAACAAACGCATATCGACGGTCCAGCACCGTTGATCAGAGATTGTAGTGAATGTTACCAACAATAAAAACTGGCAGAGGTCTGTTGAATCGTGCAATAAACGCACTTCCTATTGAGCTGCATATTCCAGGCTATCAGTTTTGTGGTCCGGGAACTCATTTGAAGAAACGACTATCTAGAGGCGAAAGAGGTATTAATCAGTTAGACGCAGCGTGTCGTGAGCACGATATAGCCTATTCACGTAACAATAATCTAGCCGACAGACAAATAGCTGACAAAATACTTGCCGATAAAGCGAAAAAACGTATAGTAGCGAAAGATTCGACTCTGGGTGAGAGAGCTGCTGCTATGACCGTTTGGGCAGCTATGAAAGCTAAAACTAAAATCGGTATgagcataaataaaaagaacaaaaattcgACCAAGAAAGTGACCAGAAAAAGAGTCCttccaataaaaaaacatggtGGTGTCTTACCAGTTCTACCGTTACTAGGAGTTCTTGGTTCTTTGGTTGGGGGGGCAGCGGGGGTTGCAAAGACGGTGAACGATTGGAAAGCTACACAACGTCAGCTGCAAGAGATGCAACGTCATAATCGTGCCATGGAAAATCGTGCCATGAAAGGTCATGGAATCTATCTTGCTCCGCACAAGCGTGGTCGAGGTGcagcaatgaaaaaaaaaaaaaaaaaaaaaaacgtcgaagaaatgataaaaatgccTACTGGTATGACCACAAACGTTCAATTGGAACATTTGGCAAAGCGCTTGCGTATCCCATTCTTTAGAGGTGTTTTCATGCGTAACGCATTACCAAAGTCGCCGCATATAAACGAAAGTGGTATCATAAATTTGGACGATACTGAAGGGCCTGGTACTCATTGGGTAGCATATGCAAAGAGAAAAGAACGTGCGATATATTTCGATAGTTTTGGAAATCTTCGAC
Protein-coding regions in this window:
- the LOC118648598 gene encoding uncharacterized protein LOC118648598 codes for the protein MEDLEQTERDLLERSHQIITLSEYFAWAQRCEEFIKQLEERSRVKRSRLSIGHRQSLVARITRLEGAKTRLERHFMHIGGEYVGTSDYNNAKKLVWREIDTAFENRILTGAVINADYIEPRQFLEDAGSVVLEQVQDVIKRHNSAKVNTTFNGEFVTGDKRANKSINTKNYELFQTSNLYEWYKQHVIEFILASLEDFQERDSGWALSRILNLTVNINKHNPLHAGCYIQLPREIMMKKAVINVKSMDDACFAWSVVAALHPAKEHTYRESSYPHYATVLNLQNIKFPMTLNQIKKFEQLNNLSINVYCTEKTKEQLAILPLRLADKKKEKHVNLLYLQDPRDDNVGHFTWIKNLSRLVSSQLSKHEHKKYLCDRCLHYFSTNEKLEAHVVDCRELNDCAIQLPSEDNKWLSFKNYNRKERVPFVVYADLECVLKKLNTDPRMPTYASQHHEVFSVGYYMHCTYDESLSRYRFHRGKNCVAWFAEQLRNIAHNVKDILSANVPMDFTRDEWENFNSATHCHVCEKPFAPNDTRARDHCHLTGRYRGPAHSDCNLNYKDSHCIPIVFHNLSGYDAHFIIKEIATAYEGKIDLLPITKEKYISFTKHVKNTEDNKRKICIKLRFIDSFKFLNTSLDKLTSFLSNDKLSILQREFSNLSAENFDLLTRKGVFPYEYVDCVDKLQDTWLPPRELFYSSLTGDTVSESDYAHAVNVWQQFSIQTLGEYSDLYLKTDVLLLADIFENFRDSCVASYGLDPAYYYTLPGFTWDAMLKHTCINFELLTDIEMVMFIERGIRGGLSQCSCRYARANNKHMQSYDPSKPSSYLMYFDVNNLYGWAMCQPLPYAEFQWVENISNFDVTTIASDSPTGYILEVDLEYPQNKHNAHIDLPFCPTHEKPPGKLQPKLLATLYDKKRT